One Nicotiana tomentosiformis chromosome 4, ASM39032v3, whole genome shotgun sequence genomic window carries:
- the LOC138908916 gene encoding kirola-like — MGLKGKLVVSMEVKCGGHLFHDLYQTKPHHVSNISPNYVTGFDLHEGGIGEVGSVVTWKYKEDGNAKIAKCVIEVIDDEKKSNTWKVIGGDLLEAYNDFIVNISCNQHWITWTLEYEKKTEDTSEPITFLGFFTYLSKDIEAHHVEK, encoded by the exons ATGGGTTTGAAAGGCAAGTTGGTTGTTTCAATGGAGGTGAAATGTGGAGGACACTTATTTCATGACCTTTATCAAACTAAACCTCATCATGTATCCAACATAAGCCCCAATTATGTCACAGGTTTTGATCTTCATGAAGGTGGGATTGGAGAAGTTGGTTCTGTAGTTACCTGGAAATATAAGGAGG ATGGAAATGCAAAGATTGCTAAGTGTGTCATTGAAGTCATTGATGATGAAAAGAAATCAAACACATGGAAAGTGATAGGAGGAGATCTCCTGGAAGCGTATAACGATTTCATTGTTAACATATCCTGCAATCAGCACTGGATTACATGGACACTTGAGTATGAGAAGAAGACTGAAGACACTTCAGAACCTATAACTTTCTTGGGATTTTTCACTTATTTGTCCAAAGATATTGAGGCGCACCATGTCGAAAAATAG